The following coding sequences lie in one Haematobia irritans isolate KBUSLIRL chromosome 3, ASM5000362v1, whole genome shotgun sequence genomic window:
- the LOC142229680 gene encoding uncharacterized protein LOC142229680: MKTFFAIFALFLVAAQAGTIDNAAINYEGMVDDILAEMGQIAKDAAVALQHSVEDIVLDPLHQVEEVVESIEARREESDVCVAAQDEKVTATVDAMHRDMGVCGVVAAKSSAQIMSDISEATQQLVFDGYDVLSTYNKCRNYKNSVLKNSCYARLTIKATLYMNNARKSIKTIRKSTSERLPAVVSDADVCTHTAAEVAVLELDNIHATIDACISNN; encoded by the coding sequence atgaaaaccttcttcgcTATTTTTGCCTTATTCTTGGTAGCCGCCCAGGCTGGTACCATTGACAATGCCGCCATCAACTATGAAGGCATGGTCGATGACATTTTAGCCGAAATGGGCCAAATCGCCAAGGATGCCGCTGTAGCTTTGCAACATTCCGTTGAGGACAttgttttggatcctttgcatcagGTTGAGGAGGTCGTCGAAAGCATTGAAGCCCGCCGTGAAGAAAGTGATGTCTGTGTTGCCGCCCAAGACGAGAAAGTTACTGCCACCGTTGATGCCATGCACCGTGATATGGGTGTATGCGGTGTTGTTGCTGCCAAGTCCTCTGCCCAAATTATGAGCGACATCAGTGAAGCTACCCAACAATTGGTATTCGATGGCTATGATGTTCTCTCCACCTACAACAAATGCCGCAATTATAAAAATAGCGTCTTGAAGAACTCTTGCTATGCTCGTTTGACCATTAAGGCTACTTTGTACATGAACAATGCCCGCAAATCGATCAAGACCATCCGTAAGAGCACCAGTGAACGTCTTCCTGCTGTTGTCTCCGATGCCGATGTTTGCACCCACACCGCTGCCGAAGTTGCTGTTTTGGAATTGGACAATATCCATGCCACCATCGATGCTTGCATTTCAAATAACTAA